The Lactuca sativa cultivar Salinas chromosome 2, Lsat_Salinas_v11, whole genome shotgun sequence genome includes a window with the following:
- the LOC111905617 gene encoding uncharacterized protein LOC111905617, with protein MFHVLPGDPYFPDYASVYQPISPAEHAPMQFDEFEPEEDPNEDPEEEMEEEPKDDPEEDMDEDEVIIITDSESPAPIPPSPSRSFLGFSLRRSRKTAKISVPKPVTIKYSLRSPCTKKTMEPPVSESNHENQRMTGKRTAGTFEEGQTSGAAPAFDMDIDKLSFLLEQNVRLHGQMWHISDELSNMQGQSIKTKEEMARMKQRQEQYQILQDNLCQEMDYRHNSWTYFDSRMTNVETQSQIAFSVAHGVEERHALLEEKHESLEEKHKILEEKYDDMSRSVDKFFSFDKTN; from the coding sequence ATGTTTCATGTTCTACCGGGAGATCCCTATTTCCCCGACTATGCATCTGTGTACCAACCCATTTCTCCAGCTGAACATGCACCGATGCAATTTGATGAGTTCGAGCCTGAAGAAGATCCAAATGAGGATCCGGAAGAGGAGATGGAGGAGGAACCTAAGGATGATCCCGAAGAAGATATGGATGAAGATGAGGTAATAATAATAACCGATTCAGAGTCACCCGCTCCAATTCCACCTTCTCCCAGCCGCTCTTTCCTTGGATTTTCGCTCCGCCGTTCAAGAAAAACCGCTAAGATTTCGGTCCCAAAACCCGTTACTATAAAATATAGCTTGAGGTCCCCTTGCACCAAAAAGACGATGGAACCACCTGTTTCGGAAAGCAACCATGAGAACCAAAGGATGACCGGAAAGCGGACGGCAGGAACATTTGAAGAAGGACAAACATCTGGAGCTGCACCTGCTTTtgacatggacattgacaaattGTCCTTCCTACTTGAGCAGAACGTCCGATTGCACGGACAAATGTGGCACATCAGTGATGAACTAAGCAACATGCAGGGTCAATCCATAAAAACGAAGGAAGAAATGGCCCGAATGAAACAACGACAAGAGCAGTATCAGATCTTGCAAGACAATCTCTGTCAAGAGATGGACTACCGCCATAATAGCTGGACTTATTTCGATTCAAGAATGACCAATGTGGAAACTCAAAGTCAAATTGCATTCTCAGTGGCACACGGAGTCGAGGAGAGGCATGCGTTGCTAGAAGAAAAACACGAATCACTAGaggaaaaacataaaatactagaagaAAAATATGACGACATGTCCCGCTCAGTGGACAAATTTTTTAGTTTTGATAAAACTAATTAG